In Salinigranum marinum, one DNA window encodes the following:
- a CDS encoding C2H2-type zinc finger protein: MPDHDERQDGSMYMDERETYRCESCGKEFDSERALRAHVRAVGLVD; the protein is encoded by the coding sequence ATGCCGGATCACGACGAACGACAGGACGGATCGATGTACATGGACGAACGCGAGACGTACCGGTGTGAGTCCTGCGGGAAAGAGTTCGACTCCGAGCGCGCCCTTCGAGCGCACGTTCGGGCGGTCGGACTCGTCGACTGA